A region from the Musa acuminata AAA Group cultivar baxijiao chromosome BXJ1-10, Cavendish_Baxijiao_AAA, whole genome shotgun sequence genome encodes:
- the LOC103968734 gene encoding uncharacterized protein LOC103968734 codes for MATSSFVSPVCSLGSRLLVKTSLHQKKRSRLVVSARKEDGGGQHYGGRLVDENMATLRRRIHEMKVAENNYEAPREWMEWERRYHARYGSDVSELMGVLQVFLLNARPGVGLAAMAMLALSMPASVILILMSRSF; via the coding sequence ATGGCAACCTCTTCTTTCGTCTCCCCAGTTTGCTCCTTGGGTTCTCGTCTCCTCGTGAAAACGAGCCTGCACCAGAAGAAGAGATCAAGGCTCGTGGTTTCTGCTCGGAAGGAGGACGGCGGCGGCCAGCACTATGGTGGCAGGCTTGTGGACGAGAACATGGCCACGCTTCGGAGGCGGATCCATGAGATGAAGGTGGCGGAGAACAACTACGAAGCCCCGAGGGAATGGATGGAGTGGGAGAGGCGATACCACGCGAGATACGGATCGGATGTGTCAGAGCTGATGGGGGTTTTGCAGGTCTTCCTGCTGAACGCACGCCCTGGCGTGGGCTTGGCCGCCATGGCGATGCTTGCGCTGAGTATGCCGGCATCGGTGATCTTGATACTAATGTCTCGATCGTTCTAG